In uncultured Methanobacterium sp., a genomic segment contains:
- a CDS encoding phenylacetate--CoA ligase, producing MIWNEKAECMPAQEKETLQLKRLQDVVRRAYENVPYYRKKLDEAGVTPEDIQTLKDIEKIPFTTKSDLREAYPFGMFAVSTDEIVEIHTTSGTTGKPTVSGYTPKDLELWGEVIARALSMAGATKKDIVQNCYGYGLFTGGLGVHHGGQKLGCTVIPISAGNTKRQIEIIQDFKSTILTCTPSYAMYISEVLEREGVPKEDIKLKAGVFGAEMWTEEMRNEIERRLDIDALNIYGLTEIIGPGVANECMEKNGLHIFDDHFYPEILDPQTLETLPEGEKGELVLTTLTRECMPVLRFRTRDITVLRKGECGCGRTHIKMDRVTGRSDDMLKVRGVIVFPSQIERALLKIPGMEPNYLIIASRPEHLDELEVQVETSPALFSDEVKHVEEVKRSIEKQIHDEIGLRVNVTLVEPRSLPRSEGKAVRVIDKRGLN from the coding sequence GTTAGAAGGGCTTACGAAAACGTACCCTACTACCGGAAGAAGTTGGATGAAGCTGGAGTAACTCCTGAAGACATTCAAACTCTTAAAGACATAGAAAAAATACCATTCACCACTAAAAGCGACTTGAGGGAAGCATATCCTTTTGGAATGTTCGCAGTTAGTACCGATGAGATTGTGGAGATCCATACAACCTCAGGGACCACCGGTAAACCCACTGTTTCAGGTTACACCCCTAAAGACCTGGAATTATGGGGCGAAGTGATTGCCAGAGCTCTTTCTATGGCTGGAGCCACTAAAAAGGATATTGTTCAGAACTGTTACGGTTATGGTCTGTTCACTGGAGGATTAGGAGTACACCACGGCGGTCAGAAATTGGGTTGCACTGTAATACCCATCAGCGCCGGGAACACCAAGCGCCAGATTGAAATAATCCAGGACTTTAAAAGCACCATCCTCACATGTACTCCCAGCTACGCAATGTACATCTCCGAGGTACTGGAAAGGGAAGGTGTCCCTAAAGAAGACATAAAACTTAAAGCAGGGGTTTTCGGGGCTGAAATGTGGACCGAAGAGATGAGAAATGAAATAGAAAGAAGACTGGACATTGATGCCCTGAATATCTACGGACTCACCGAGATCATAGGTCCGGGTGTGGCCAACGAGTGCATGGAAAAAAATGGACTGCACATCTTCGATGATCACTTCTACCCTGAGATCTTAGACCCACAGACCCTGGAAACACTACCAGAGGGTGAAAAGGGAGAACTGGTACTGACCACTCTTACCAGGGAGTGTATGCCTGTTCTGCGCTTTAGAACCCGGGATATCACTGTCCTGCGTAAGGGCGAGTGTGGATGTGGAAGAACCCATATAAAGATGGACCGTGTAACCGGAAGATCCGATGACATGCTCAAAGTCAGGGGAGTTATTGTATTCCCATCCCAGATTGAACGGGCACTGCTTAAGATACCTGGAATGGAACCAAACTACCTGATCATTGCCAGCAGACCAGAACATCTGGATGAACTGGAAGTACAGGTGGAAACATCCCCTGCACTATTTTCAGATGAAGTAAAACACGTGGAAGAGGTTAAAAGATCCATAGAAAAACAGATACACGATGAGATCGGACTCAGGGTGAATGTTACCCTGGTGGAACCACGTAGCCTGCCTAGAAGTGAGGGTAAAGCCGTCAGGGTCATTGACAAGAGAGGACTGAATTAA
- a CDS encoding ACT domain-containing protein has protein sequence MKLKQISVFLENRKGRLGKAMNVLSNAGVNIRALSIADTSEFGILRMIVHNPKEAKKALEADNFVVKVNEVIAVEVMDQPGGLDELLGVLNKADINVEYLYAFVEKKSDNAIVVLRTEDVDSGIKALEEGGINILSADEIKLL, from the coding sequence ATGAAATTAAAACAGATATCTGTGTTTCTTGAAAACAGGAAAGGAAGATTGGGAAAGGCAATGAACGTTCTTTCCAATGCTGGTGTTAATATCAGGGCCCTTTCAATAGCTGACACCTCTGAATTTGGGATACTGCGCATGATAGTTCACAATCCAAAGGAAGCAAAGAAAGCCCTGGAGGCAGACAACTTCGTGGTAAAGGTCAACGAAGTCATAGCGGTGGAAGTTATGGACCAACCTGGAGGACTGGATGAACTTCTTGGAGTTTTAAATAAAGCCGATATTAATGTGGAATACCTTTACGCCTTTGTGGAGAAAAAAAGTGACAATGCCATAGTGGTACTGCGCACAGAAGATGTTGATTCTGGTATAAAAGCCCTGGAAGAAGGTGGAATTAACATATTATCGGCTGATGAGATTAAACTTCTTTAA
- a CDS encoding zinc-ribbon domain-containing protein: MVSSEEIRRRLEAKRRGETFSEVKKTPPSSAASKTCPECQTSNPESAKFCVGCGAPLAREETPTSSEVSPSSPSEVTPATSSGETPTVTPTSTVDDYKQCPSCGQKNKPDAKFCIICGHKFEKESDFEKESATEKPLEPLVEVVEEEKEVPVAETKPNVPPSEDEADLQEPVTEQEPAETPESETPEKSVIPEVKVPEQFKSNNVQPEEEIAPAESAEVQSKEETAPAEDPVIRIKKAKELLDIGAITQEEFDKIKNKYLDLI; the protein is encoded by the coding sequence ATGGTTTCCAGTGAAGAAATTAGAAGAAGGTTAGAAGCTAAAAGAAGAGGCGAAACATTTTCTGAAGTAAAGAAGACACCCCCATCATCAGCAGCATCGAAAACTTGTCCTGAATGTCAGACATCCAACCCCGAAAGTGCTAAATTCTGTGTGGGATGTGGAGCACCACTGGCAAGAGAAGAAACCCCAACTTCCAGTGAGGTTAGTCCATCATCTCCCAGTGAAGTAACGCCAGCTACTTCTAGTGGAGAAACACCTACAGTTACTCCAACATCAACCGTAGATGATTATAAACAATGTCCTTCCTGTGGTCAGAAAAATAAACCGGATGCCAAGTTCTGTATAATTTGTGGACATAAATTTGAGAAGGAATCCGACTTTGAGAAGGAATCTGCTACAGAAAAACCCCTGGAACCGTTAGTTGAAGTTGTGGAAGAGGAAAAAGAAGTTCCTGTAGCTGAAACCAAACCTAATGTACCACCATCAGAGGATGAGGCTGATTTACAAGAACCTGTAACTGAACAGGAACCAGCTGAAACTCCTGAATCGGAAACTCCAGAAAAATCAGTTATCCCTGAAGTAAAGGTTCCCGAACAGTTTAAGTCCAATAATGTTCAACCAGAAGAAGAAATAGCTCCTGCGGAATCTGCTGAAGTTCAATCCAAGGAAGAAACTGCACCCGCTGAAGATCCTGTGATACGTATTAAAAAAGCCAAAGAACTTCTGGATATAGGTGCAATAACTCAGGAAGAATTTGATAAAATTAAAAACAAATATCTGGATTTGATTTAA
- the thiD gene encoding bifunctional hydroxymethylpyrimidine kinase/phosphomethylpyrimidine kinase: MIALSVAGFDPSGGAGILADVKTFQALGVYPTAVITALTAQNVKHVGGVEPVNTDFVAKQIDLIMAEEDIKYAKTGMLYSGEMVEMVARKVKEYQLNLVVDPVLVAGSGGTLSRDDLAKSLKKHLLPLAKLTTPNVHEAEVLTGLEIKNEEDACEAACELAKLCSTVVTGGHLNGRDIFYENSSDENSLNFIEGEIIKTTNTHGSGCTYSSAVTAYMLRGISMVESLKKASYFTKKAIENGERGTLNQMWRQNQP; the protein is encoded by the coding sequence ATGATAGCCCTTTCGGTTGCTGGTTTTGACCCATCTGGAGGGGCAGGAATCCTGGCTGATGTGAAAACATTTCAGGCACTGGGAGTATACCCCACTGCAGTTATCACCGCCCTCACTGCCCAGAATGTGAAACATGTGGGTGGTGTGGAACCAGTAAACACAGATTTTGTGGCCAAACAGATAGACCTGATAATGGCTGAGGAAGATATAAAGTATGCTAAAACAGGTATGCTTTATTCCGGAGAGATGGTGGAAATGGTGGCCAGGAAAGTAAAGGAATACCAGTTAAACCTGGTGGTGGACCCGGTGCTGGTAGCTGGTTCTGGTGGAACATTATCCCGGGATGATCTGGCTAAATCTCTGAAAAAACACCTTTTGCCACTGGCAAAGTTAACCACACCCAATGTCCATGAAGCAGAAGTGCTGACTGGATTGGAAATTAAAAATGAGGAAGATGCGTGTGAAGCAGCTTGTGAATTGGCCAAGTTATGTTCTACAGTGGTTACTGGGGGACACCTGAATGGGCGTGATATTTTTTATGAAAACTCTTCAGATGAGAATTCTTTAAATTTTATTGAGGGAGAGATCATTAAAACAACCAACACCCATGGTTCAGGATGCACCTACTCCTCAGCAGTAACTGCTTACATGTTAAGGGGAATAAGCATGGTTGAATCCCTTAAAAAAGCATCCTATTTTACTAAAAAAGCCATAGAAAATGGTGAACGTGGTACTTTGAATCAGATGTGGAGACAAAATCAACCCTAA
- the cofC gene encoding 2-phospho-L-lactate guanylyltransferase: MTKTFAIIPVSRFSEAKTRLSPTLSPLERENLLKSMLMDVIGAISGSVDQVVVISSDKDVLNFVADLNVTCLPEKGKTDLNGALTQAVEWCSSYASQVLIVPSDVPLIHQDQVQEMIELSDKWPMVIAPAKGGGTNALLCSTNDIQMKFGDWSFFEHLKEAENAGVSWYIYDSFYLSLDVNTAEDLGEIIIHGFGTQTRKYLKSIGLLVKSNHGTERLMVERK; the protein is encoded by the coding sequence ATGACTAAAACATTTGCAATAATCCCTGTTTCCAGGTTTTCTGAGGCAAAAACACGACTATCACCCACTCTTTCACCACTTGAGAGAGAAAACCTCCTCAAGTCCATGTTAATGGATGTTATAGGGGCCATAAGTGGCAGTGTAGATCAGGTAGTTGTTATAAGCTCAGATAAAGATGTACTCAATTTTGTAGCTGATTTAAATGTTACCTGCCTCCCCGAGAAGGGAAAAACAGATCTCAACGGGGCACTAACCCAGGCTGTGGAGTGGTGTTCTAGCTATGCCAGTCAGGTGCTTATTGTACCCTCAGATGTCCCCCTCATACATCAGGACCAGGTTCAGGAAATGATTGAGCTTTCAGATAAATGGCCAATGGTCATTGCCCCTGCTAAGGGTGGTGGAACCAATGCCCTTTTATGTTCTACCAATGATATTCAGATGAAATTTGGTGATTGGAGCTTTTTCGAACACCTGAAAGAAGCAGAAAATGCAGGGGTCTCCTGGTATATTTATGACTCTTTTTACCTTTCCCTGGATGTGAATACCGCTGAAGACCTGGGAGAAATTATTATACACGGTTTCGGAACACAAACCCGTAAATACCTCAAAAGCATTGGCCTGCTGGTTAAATCAAACCATGGAACTGAACGTTTGATGGTGGAAAGAAAATGA
- the proS gene encoding proline--tRNA ligase: MSEFSEWFHNILEEAEIIDTRYPIKGMHVWQPQGFKIRKYALSLLKEILDEDHEEVLFPMLIPEDELAKEAIHVKGFEEEVYWVTHGGLTPLNKKLALRPTSETAMYPMFALWVRSHTDLPMKFYQVVNTFRYETKHTRPLIRVREITTFKEAHTIHADSEGASQQVERAIEIYSSFFDQLGIPYMVTKRPEWDKFPGADYTMAFDTLLPDGKTLQIGTVHNLGQTFARTFDITYETAEGEHEYVYQTCYGLSDRVIASIIGIHGDSSGLNLPPAVAPYQIVIVPVLFKKTAQEVLDFCNQLKDKIKKAGLRVHLDDRDIRAGKKYYGWEMRGVPLRLEIGPRDIENKKMVVVRRDTLEKEIIDYNEETLINDLNNILGNITQNLKSKAWENFQENIRPANTLEEAKNIITDEQGIVSFLWCGDESCGKEIEEYVNVDILGVKEEATEGKCIKCGKDARNVALLAKTY, translated from the coding sequence ATGTCCGAATTCAGTGAATGGTTCCATAATATCCTGGAAGAAGCAGAGATAATCGACACAAGATACCCAATTAAGGGAATGCATGTGTGGCAGCCTCAGGGATTTAAAATCAGAAAATATGCTCTTTCCCTGCTTAAAGAAATTTTAGATGAAGATCACGAAGAAGTACTCTTCCCAATGCTCATACCAGAAGATGAACTGGCTAAAGAAGCAATACATGTTAAGGGATTTGAAGAGGAAGTTTACTGGGTAACCCATGGAGGTTTAACACCACTTAATAAAAAACTGGCCCTCAGACCCACCAGTGAAACAGCCATGTATCCCATGTTTGCATTATGGGTACGCTCCCACACCGACCTTCCCATGAAATTTTACCAGGTGGTTAACACCTTCCGATATGAAACCAAACACACCAGACCCCTAATCAGGGTCAGGGAAATAACCACATTCAAGGAAGCCCACACCATCCATGCAGATTCTGAGGGTGCCAGTCAACAGGTGGAAAGAGCTATTGAAATATACAGCTCCTTCTTTGACCAGCTGGGAATACCTTACATGGTTACCAAAAGGCCAGAATGGGATAAGTTCCCTGGTGCTGATTACACCATGGCTTTCGATACACTCTTACCAGATGGTAAAACCCTACAGATAGGTACAGTCCACAACCTGGGACAAACCTTCGCCCGAACATTTGACATCACCTACGAAACAGCAGAAGGAGAACATGAATATGTTTACCAGACCTGTTATGGATTATCTGACCGTGTAATAGCATCAATTATTGGTATTCATGGGGATTCATCTGGACTGAACCTTCCCCCTGCTGTAGCGCCGTACCAGATAGTTATAGTGCCAGTACTTTTCAAGAAAACTGCTCAGGAGGTCCTGGACTTCTGCAACCAGTTAAAGGATAAAATCAAAAAAGCAGGTCTCAGGGTTCACCTGGATGATCGTGATATCCGGGCTGGTAAGAAGTACTATGGATGGGAAATGAGGGGAGTACCACTACGCCTGGAAATAGGACCAAGGGATATAGAAAATAAGAAAATGGTTGTAGTGCGCAGGGACACCTTGGAGAAGGAAATCATTGACTACAATGAAGAGACACTTATCAATGATTTAAACAACATTCTCGGAAACATTACCCAAAATCTCAAAAGTAAAGCATGGGAAAACTTCCAGGAAAACATCCGTCCTGCAAATACACTGGAAGAAGCCAAAAACATCATCACTGATGAACAGGGAATTGTATCCTTCCTGTGGTGTGGGGATGAATCCTGCGGCAAGGAAATTGAGGAGTACGTGAATGTTGATATTCTGGGTGTTAAGGAAGAGGCAACTGAAGGTAAATGTATAAAATGTGGAAAAGATGCCCGTAATGTGGCCCTTCTTGCTAAAACATATTAA
- a CDS encoding NAD(P)-dependent glycerol-1-phosphate dehydrogenase, with protein sequence MDFNRVKLPREIHSGPGVLKETGSICKDLKLSGRVLVASGPRTMKIAGESVISSLQDHDFDVETIIIKKPSMDEVEEVQDHMENMSAVLGVGGGKVIDVAKMASTRSGTHSVSIPTAASHDGISSPRASIKNQGGSVSLSAEPPIGVVADTQIISQAPFRLLAAGCGDIISNYTAVLDWKLAHRLLNEDYSDSAAALSLITAETTIKAAGHIKEGLIESAAIVVKGLISSGMAISIAGNSRPASGAEHKFSHALDIIAPEPALHGEQCGVGTIMMMYLHGGDWEFIRDTLKTIKAPVNAQELGIEPEYIIQALMKAHNIRKERYTILGDRGLTEAAAVKLARKTGVIE encoded by the coding sequence ATGGATTTTAATCGGGTAAAATTACCCCGGGAGATCCACAGCGGACCCGGAGTGCTCAAAGAAACTGGATCAATCTGTAAGGATTTAAAGCTCAGTGGTAGAGTACTGGTGGCCAGTGGACCCAGAACAATGAAAATAGCTGGGGAATCTGTTATCAGCAGTCTCCAGGATCATGATTTTGATGTTGAAACTATTATAATTAAAAAACCATCCATGGATGAAGTGGAAGAAGTTCAGGATCATATGGAAAATATGAGTGCTGTTCTGGGAGTTGGTGGGGGGAAAGTGATTGATGTAGCCAAAATGGCATCAACTCGTTCTGGAACTCACTCTGTGAGTATTCCCACTGCTGCTTCTCATGATGGTATTTCATCTCCCCGCGCTTCCATTAAAAATCAGGGCGGGAGTGTTTCCTTATCAGCAGAACCACCAATAGGAGTTGTAGCAGACACTCAGATCATCAGTCAGGCCCCATTTCGCCTTTTAGCAGCAGGATGTGGGGATATCATCTCTAACTACACTGCAGTCCTGGACTGGAAACTAGCACACAGATTGTTAAATGAAGATTACAGTGATTCTGCAGCAGCATTATCTCTTATAACGGCTGAAACAACTATAAAAGCTGCAGGGCATATAAAAGAGGGCCTTATTGAAAGTGCAGCCATTGTGGTCAAGGGCCTTATATCCAGTGGAATGGCCATCAGCATTGCAGGTAACAGCAGACCAGCCAGTGGAGCTGAACATAAATTCAGCCATGCACTGGACATTATAGCACCAGAACCCGCTCTCCACGGTGAACAATGTGGAGTGGGAACTATAATGATGATGTACCTACATGGTGGTGACTGGGAATTCATCCGTGACACCCTTAAAACCATTAAAGCCCCAGTAAATGCTCAAGAACTTGGAATAGAACCAGAGTATATTATTCAAGCTCTTATGAAGGCCCACAACATTCGCAAGGAGCGTTATACTATCCTGGGCGATAGGGGGCTTACTGAAGCTGCAGCCGTCAAACTGGCACGCAAAACAGGAGTAATTGAATAA
- a CDS encoding UPF0179 family protein yields MITLIGNNLAEKGLKFMHYGAASQCDTCRFKATCIESLEEGRMYRIREVKNTEHPCMVHDSGKVKVVDVDKAIIKAAINSKRAFEGSNIVFSPPECDEECSLRELCFPEGLYPEDKCKIAKKMGKTSEKCPKGLDLSVVMLRY; encoded by the coding sequence ATGATAACCCTCATCGGAAACAATTTAGCAGAAAAAGGACTTAAATTCATGCATTATGGGGCAGCCAGCCAGTGTGATACTTGCCGCTTCAAAGCAACCTGTATTGAATCCCTGGAAGAGGGTAGAATGTACCGTATCAGAGAGGTTAAAAACACAGAACATCCCTGTATGGTCCATGATAGTGGCAAGGTTAAAGTGGTAGACGTGGACAAAGCCATAATAAAAGCTGCTATTAATTCTAAACGCGCATTTGAAGGTTCTAATATTGTTTTCAGTCCCCCTGAATGTGATGAAGAGTGTTCACTGCGTGAGCTTTGCTTTCCAGAGGGACTTTACCCTGAAGATAAATGTAAAATCGCAAAGAAAATGGGAAAAACCAGTGAAAAATGTCCTAAAGGACTTGACCTCAGTGTGGTCATGCTCAGGTATTAA
- the rpiA gene encoding ribose-5-phosphate isomerase RpiA → MHPKKEVAWEAAQLVDDAKKEVAEKAAMMVSDGQVLGLGTGSTAHYFIQKLGDRIKEEELELMGIPTSYQSFFLARDCGIPLTTLDEHLPDLAVDGADEVDPDLNLIKGGGAAHTLEKIVDSAAGKFLVIVDESKEVKQLGDFPVPLEVIPSAYRPVTEWIKTAGGVPSLRMAQMKDGPVITDNNNFVVDVQFEEIPKPHELEVALNSIPGVVENGIFAGIADQVLIATSDGVKSFKK, encoded by the coding sequence ATGCATCCGAAAAAAGAAGTTGCCTGGGAAGCTGCCCAGCTGGTAGATGATGCTAAAAAGGAAGTTGCCGAAAAAGCAGCAATGATGGTCTCTGACGGACAAGTATTGGGCCTGGGAACTGGATCAACTGCCCATTACTTTATTCAAAAACTGGGAGACAGGATCAAAGAAGAGGAACTTGAACTTATGGGAATACCCACCTCTTATCAGTCCTTTTTCCTGGCAAGGGATTGTGGAATACCTTTAACCACCCTTGATGAACACCTACCTGATCTGGCTGTTGATGGTGCAGATGAGGTAGATCCTGATTTAAACCTTATAAAAGGTGGAGGAGCAGCTCACACCTTAGAGAAGATCGTTGACTCTGCAGCAGGGAAATTCCTGGTTATTGTTGATGAATCCAAAGAGGTTAAACAACTTGGAGATTTCCCAGTGCCACTGGAGGTCATACCATCAGCTTACCGTCCAGTGACAGAATGGATTAAAACTGCAGGTGGAGTGCCCTCCCTTAGGATGGCCCAGATGAAAGATGGTCCAGTTATAACTGACAATAACAACTTCGTGGTGGATGTTCAGTTTGAGGAGATACCTAAACCCCATGAACTTGAAGTAGCACTTAACAGTATCCCCGGTGTGGTGGAAAATGGTATATTCGCAGGGATTGCTGACCAGGTACTAATTGCCACATCTGATGGAGTTAAATCATTTAAAAAATAA
- a CDS encoding metal ABC transporter permease: MTGILEYTFMQNAFLAAVLVSVACGLVGTYVVVKRIVFISGGISHAAFGGIGLGYFLGVNPILAAIPFSVVSALLMGLTSKKVKISEDTAIGILWSLGMAIGIIFINLTPGYVPDLMSYLFGSILTVPVNDLIIMFILDVIIIIMVLLFQREFQGISFDEEFSQVMGIPTTAIYLLLLSMVALSVVVMIKVVGVILVIALLTIPAAIAKQYTYNLGRMMILSVVLGMILTTAGLYLSYLFNLASGATIVLVLGLGFLVSVLIQKLME; encoded by the coding sequence TTGACTGGAATACTTGAATACACTTTCATGCAGAATGCATTCCTAGCCGCAGTTCTGGTAAGTGTGGCCTGTGGATTGGTGGGGACCTACGTTGTTGTTAAACGAATAGTCTTCATCAGTGGGGGAATATCCCACGCAGCCTTCGGGGGAATTGGACTGGGATATTTCCTGGGAGTAAACCCCATACTGGCGGCAATACCATTCAGCGTAGTATCCGCCCTGTTAATGGGATTAACCAGTAAAAAGGTTAAAATCAGTGAAGACACAGCTATTGGTATACTTTGGAGCCTGGGAATGGCTATTGGAATTATATTCATTAACTTAACTCCAGGATACGTTCCGGATCTTATGAGTTACCTTTTTGGAAGCATACTCACCGTTCCAGTTAATGACCTGATTATAATGTTCATTTTAGATGTTATAATTATCATCATGGTTCTTTTATTCCAGAGAGAATTCCAGGGCATCTCCTTTGATGAGGAATTCAGTCAGGTGATGGGTATCCCAACCACAGCTATTTATCTTCTCTTATTATCCATGGTGGCATTATCAGTGGTGGTTATGATTAAAGTGGTGGGAGTTATTCTGGTAATAGCCCTTTTAACCATCCCTGCAGCCATCGCTAAACAGTACACCTATAATCTGGGGCGAATGATGATCTTATCGGTGGTCCTGGGAATGATACTCACCACAGCCGGTCTTTACCTGTCCTACCTTTTCAACCTGGCTTCTGGAGCAACCATTGTCCTGGTTCTGGGATTGGGATTTTTAGTTTCAGTATTAATCCAGAAATTAATGGAATAA
- a CDS encoding ABC transporter ATP-binding protein — protein sequence MVINAVEMENVSVTFNSLPVLTNINLNIGMNDFLAIIGPNGGGKSTLIKVILGLTKADHGQISVFGKKPGNPHNPIGYLPQHVSFDPDFPINVFDTVLSGRYHGFFKGYSDEDREMVEKALEEVGMIKLQERQMSRLSGGQMQRVFIARALVREPKLLLLDEPMASIDPEMQNSFYKLLSRLRKRMAIVLVSHDVGAVSTQVDNIACLNQKLYYHGPVENSGGGLEAVYNCPIDLISHGIPHRVLKKH from the coding sequence ATGGTTATAAATGCAGTTGAAATGGAAAATGTATCGGTAACTTTCAATAGTCTGCCTGTACTCACAAATATCAACCTTAACATTGGGATGAATGACTTTTTAGCCATAATAGGCCCTAATGGTGGGGGTAAAAGTACCCTCATTAAGGTTATATTAGGACTCACAAAAGCTGATCATGGTCAAATTTCAGTATTTGGAAAAAAGCCTGGAAATCCCCATAACCCCATTGGTTACCTCCCCCAGCATGTATCATTTGACCCTGATTTTCCCATAAATGTCTTTGACACTGTCTTATCCGGGAGGTACCATGGTTTTTTCAAAGGGTACTCCGATGAAGACCGGGAAATGGTGGAAAAAGCCCTGGAAGAAGTGGGTATGATAAAGCTTCAGGAACGTCAGATGAGCCGACTTTCAGGGGGGCAGATGCAACGTGTTTTCATTGCACGGGCACTGGTAAGGGAACCTAAACTCCTGCTTCTGGATGAACCCATGGCCAGCATAGACCCTGAAATGCAGAATTCATTCTATAAACTGTTATCCCGACTTCGAAAGAGGATGGCCATAGTCCTGGTAAGTCACGATGTAGGGGCTGTTTCCACCCAGGTGGATAACATTGCCTGCTTAAATCAGAAACTGTACTACCATGGGCCTGTGGAAAACTCAGGAGGGGGATTGGAAGCTGTCTATAACTGCCCAATTGATCTTATAAGTCATGGAATTCCCCACAGAGTTTTAAAAAAACATTAA
- a CDS encoding zinc ABC transporter substrate-binding protein translates to MERKKILIILTLILLLILMAFTIYFYNSTGNSNGSSDGKIGVVVTVGPQEEFVKRVGGDKVNVTVMVPPGADPHTYEPLPSQMKQVQDAQIYFQVGSGIEFELTWMDKLTSMNSQMKVVNTSAGIQLIPNTAEQESGSDPHVWVSPRNAKIMVENIYQTLVQEDPQNKDYYTKNRDEYLKELDDLDKNITQTMSGKNNTKIMVYHPAWGYFCKDYNLQQISIESQGKEPTPQGISNLVDQARQDNIKVIFVSPQFSTSNAQVIANEIGGKVVIADDLSENYLENMKKVAEAFANS, encoded by the coding sequence ATGGAACGAAAAAAAATTCTCATTATTTTAACATTGATATTACTCCTTATTTTAATGGCATTTACCATTTATTTCTACAATTCCACTGGAAACTCCAATGGATCATCTGATGGAAAAATAGGAGTTGTGGTAACGGTGGGGCCCCAGGAAGAGTTTGTAAAACGAGTAGGTGGGGACAAGGTGAATGTAACGGTGATGGTACCACCGGGTGCAGATCCCCATACCTACGAGCCCCTTCCCAGCCAGATGAAGCAGGTTCAGGATGCCCAGATCTACTTCCAGGTTGGGTCAGGCATAGAATTCGAACTCACCTGGATGGACAAGTTGACCAGTATGAACAGTCAAATGAAGGTGGTCAACACCTCTGCAGGCATCCAACTAATCCCTAACACCGCAGAGCAAGAATCAGGTAGCGACCCCCATGTGTGGGTTTCACCCAGAAATGCTAAAATCATGGTGGAAAATATTTACCAGACCCTTGTGCAGGAAGATCCTCAAAATAAAGATTATTACACTAAAAACAGGGATGAATATTTAAAAGAACTGGATGATCTGGATAAAAATATAACCCAGACCATGTCTGGTAAAAACAATACTAAAATAATGGTTTACCACCCTGCCTGGGGATATTTCTGCAAGGATTATAATCTCCAGCAGATATCTATAGAATCACAGGGAAAAGAACCCACACCCCAGGGCATATCCAATCTGGTTGATCAGGCACGCCAGGATAACATAAAAGTTATATTTGTCAGTCCGCAGTTTTCAACCAGTAATGCACAGGTAATTGCCAACGAAATAGGGGGAAAAGTGGTTATAGCAGATGATCTAAGTGAAAACTACCTTGAAAACATGAAAAAAGTGGCAGAGGCATTTGCTAATAGTTAA
- a CDS encoding CopG family ribbon-helix-helix protein, with protein MAIISVSLSEKLLDEIDALKDDIGFSGRSEIFRASTRLLIADNDEKKNLEGYINSILILIHPKKSEDKVTQIKHNFEDIINTQIHSHLQENQCLELFILEGDAGRMRELSRLLNRNIKFLYSKLVPLPQE; from the coding sequence ATGGCCATAATTAGCGTATCCCTCAGTGAAAAACTTTTAGATGAAATTGATGCTCTGAAGGATGATATTGGATTTTCTGGCCGTTCTGAAATATTCAGAGCCAGTACTCGGCTTTTAATCGCAGATAACGATGAAAAAAAGAATTTAGAAGGATATATTAATTCCATACTTATTTTAATCCATCCCAAAAAATCAGAAGATAAGGTTACCCAGATCAAGCATAATTTTGAGGATATTATCAACACCCAGATACACAGTCATCTTCAGGAAAACCAGTGCCTGGAACTTTTTATCCTGGAGGGGGATGCAGGGAGGATGAGGGAACTTTCCCGCCTCTTAAATCGTAACATTAAGTTTTTATATTCCAAACTGGTTCCGTTACCCCAGGAATAA